In Methanosarcina siciliae T4/M, one genomic interval encodes:
- a CDS encoding glutathione-independent formaldehyde dehydrogenase has product MKAVVYKGPKNVDVEEVKKPEIEKLTDVIIKVTSSGICGSDLHLYGGHGPDGLGTILGHEPMGVVEEVGDAVELVKPGDRVVIPFNVACGSCLNCVKGLTNMCLTMNPDAAIANYGYPGAGPYDGGQAEYLRVPYGDWACLKLPGEPGDEFEDDFVMLADIFPTAYYAAELAKVKTGKTVAVFGAGPVGLLAAYSSMLMGASEVYVVDKSDKRLKLAESIGAVPINFTDGDPVEMIMQIRQNDKNLMSSLRPGEEKVLGVDCAIDAVGYQALDRNNSEEFKPNQVLMDIARIIAPGGSIGVIGVYSPDPAGKDENEKQGYLTLPWAEFWFKGVSIGTGPTPVKQMHVFLRNLIFNGKAKPSFIVSDRISIDEAPEAYKQFDKRDDVVKPIIKFH; this is encoded by the coding sequence ATGAAAGCCGTGGTATATAAAGGACCAAAAAATGTAGATGTTGAAGAAGTTAAAAAACCAGAAATAGAGAAGCTAACTGACGTAATTATAAAAGTGACAAGTAGTGGAATCTGTGGAAGTGATTTACATCTATATGGTGGCCATGGTCCTGACGGATTAGGAACAATTTTAGGACATGAACCAATGGGAGTTGTTGAAGAGGTTGGAGATGCAGTTGAGCTAGTTAAACCTGGTGATAGGGTAGTAATACCATTTAATGTTGCTTGTGGATCTTGTTTAAATTGCGTTAAGGGTTTGACCAATATGTGTCTTACCATGAATCCAGACGCAGCTATAGCAAACTATGGATATCCTGGAGCGGGACCATATGATGGTGGACAAGCTGAGTATCTGAGAGTTCCTTATGGAGATTGGGCTTGCTTAAAATTGCCCGGTGAGCCGGGGGATGAATTTGAAGACGATTTTGTGATGCTTGCAGATATATTTCCAACAGCATATTATGCAGCAGAGTTAGCTAAAGTAAAAACTGGGAAAACAGTAGCCGTTTTTGGTGCCGGGCCTGTAGGTCTACTTGCAGCATACAGTTCAATGTTAATGGGTGCAAGTGAAGTCTACGTTGTTGATAAATCTGATAAACGTTTAAAACTTGCTGAATCAATTGGTGCAGTTCCAATTAACTTTACAGATGGTGATCCCGTTGAGATGATAATGCAAATCCGTCAAAATGACAAAAATTTAATGAGTTCTCTAAGGCCTGGAGAAGAAAAGGTTTTAGGCGTGGATTGTGCAATTGATGCGGTGGGTTATCAAGCACTTGATAGAAATAATTCTGAAGAATTTAAGCCAAACCAAGTTTTAATGGACATCGCAAGAATTATAGCCCCAGGGGGCAGCATTGGAGTAATTGGTGTTTATAGTCCAGATCCTGCCGGTAAGGATGAGAATGAAAAACAAGGATATTTAACGCTTCCGTGGGCTGAATTCTGGTTCAAAGGAGTATCCATAGGTACTGGACCGACACCTGTTAAACAAATGCACGTGTTTTTAAGAAATTTGATATTCAATGGTAAAGCAAAACCAAGCTTCATAGTATCTGACCGTATCAGCATTGATGAAGCTCCTGAGGCATATAAGCAATTTGATAAGAGGGATGATGTAGTTAAGCCTATAATCAAATTCCATTAA
- a CDS encoding flavodoxin family protein, whose translation MHLREQNPRGRKQNSSTYDLNYKGCTSCFACKRIGGQSYGICAMKDELTPVLKKMEEADAFIPGAPIYFGDVTGEMRSFLERLLFQYLVWSKIMGHMCTIYNCNI comes from the coding sequence ATGCACTTAAGGGAGCAGAATCCAAGGGGGCGGAAACAGAACTCATCCACTTATGATCTGAACTACAAAGGGTGCACAAGCTGCTTTGCCTGCAAGAGAATAGGCGGTCAAAGCTATGGCATATGTGCCATGAAAGATGAACTGACCCCTGTCCTTAAGAAAATGGAAGAAGCCGATGCCTTTATTCCTGGGGCTCCTATCTACTTCGGGGATGTGACCGGAGAGATGAGGTCTTTTCTGGAACGATTATTGTTCCAGTACCTTGTTTGGAGTAAAATAATGGGTCACATGTGCACGATATACAACTGCAATATATGA
- a CDS encoding flavodoxin family protein has translation MSKKVLVLPASPRKGGNSDLLCDQFIRGAEEAGNQAEKIFVNDRTIAYCTGCGVCFNRGNGCSQKDDMDEILDKMIAADVIVMATPVYFYTMNGQMKTLIDRTCARYTEINDKDFYFIVAAAADSKPAMERTLEGFRGFTSCLKGPNEKGVVYGTGAWNVGDIKGSKAMEQAYEMGKGV, from the coding sequence ATGAGCAAAAAAGTATTAGTGTTGCCTGCAAGTCCAAGAAAAGGCGGAAACTCCGACCTGCTGTGCGATCAGTTCATACGTGGAGCGGAAGAGGCAGGCAATCAGGCGGAGAAGATCTTTGTGAATGACAGGACGATCGCTTACTGTACAGGATGTGGGGTCTGCTTTAACAGAGGGAATGGATGCTCCCAAAAAGACGACATGGACGAGATCCTGGATAAAATGATCGCGGCAGATGTGATCGTAATGGCCACTCCGGTATACTTCTACACAATGAATGGTCAGATGAAGACCCTGATAGACCGTACTTGCGCTCGATACACAGAGATCAATGACAAGGATTTCTATTTCATTGTAGCAGCTGCCGCCGATAGTAAACCGGCCATGGAGAGAACACTTGAGGGATTCAGAGGTTTTACTTCCTGCCTTAAAGGGCCAAATGAAAAAGGCGTTGTCTATGGAACAGGTGCCTGGAACGTAGGAGATATCAAGGGAAGCAAAGCAATGGAACAGGCATATGAAATGGGAAAAGGGGTTTGA
- a CDS encoding alpha/beta hydrolase, with the protein MSENIESKNESSGKTFELSEKVTVEKVSYKNRYGIIVAADMYLSKDIDKSKKYPAIVIGTPYGGVKEQGAGIYAQNMAERGFVAIAFDESFNGESGGEPRHVSSPDIFVEDFSAGVDFLGTRPFVDRNRIGVIGICGSGGFSITAAQVDPRIKAVATASMYDISSMIRDGFGKTMTDEQRTQTLVQLGEQRWKDFENGTPELPIGFPGEPADSIPEGLDPISSEFFEYYGMERGHHPNAGAAFTITSSMSFMNFPLMNYIETISPRPILFIIGENAHSRYFSEDAYEIAAEPKELYVVPGARHIDLYDRTDMIPFDKLESFFSENLK; encoded by the coding sequence ATGTCGGAAAACATAGAATCTAAAAATGAATCTAGTGGAAAAACCTTTGAACTCAGTGAAAAGGTAACTGTAGAAAAAGTATCCTATAAGAATAGGTACGGAATTATCGTTGCAGCGGACATGTACTTATCAAAGGATATAGACAAGTCCAAAAAATATCCAGCAATTGTTATAGGAACACCTTATGGGGGTGTGAAAGAGCAAGGGGCTGGTATTTACGCGCAGAATATGGCAGAACGAGGATTTGTTGCCATTGCGTTCGATGAATCATTTAATGGCGAAAGCGGTGGGGAACCAAGACATGTTTCTTCTCCAGATATATTTGTTGAAGATTTTAGCGCAGGAGTAGACTTTCTGGGAACACGTCCTTTTGTGGACAGAAACAGGATCGGCGTTATCGGTATCTGTGGAAGCGGCGGATTTTCAATTACTGCAGCTCAAGTTGACCCACGTATCAAAGCAGTTGCTACTGCAAGTATGTACGATATAAGTAGCATGATAAGAGATGGATTTGGAAAAACAATGACTGATGAACAGCGTACGCAAACTTTAGTTCAGTTGGGCGAGCAACGATGGAAAGACTTCGAGAATGGTACTCCAGAATTGCCTATAGGTTTCCCAGGTGAACCAGCAGATTCAATTCCGGAAGGATTAGATCCAATTTCAAGTGAATTTTTTGAATACTACGGAATGGAGCGTGGACATCATCCTAATGCAGGAGCCGCATTCACTATTACAAGTAGCATGTCATTCATGAACTTCCCTTTGATGAACTATATTGAGACCATTTCACCACGACCAATTTTGTTCATCATCGGTGAAAATGCTCACTCCAGATACTTTAGTGAAGATGCCTATGAAATTGCTGCTGAACCCAAAGAACTCTACGTTGTTCCGGGAGCAAGACATATTGATCTGTACGACAGGACCGACATGATTCCATTTGACAAATTAGAATCATTTTTCTCTGAAAATCTAAAATGA
- a CDS encoding NAD(P)H-dependent oxidoreductase, translating to MKRIAINGSPGKNMNTAILLEHALKGAESKGAETELIHL from the coding sequence ATGAAGAGGATAGCAATTAATGGTAGTCCAGGGAAGAATATGAACACTGCAATACTCCTGGAACATGCACTTAAGGGAGCAGAATCCAAGGGGGCGGAAACAGAACTCATCCACTTATGA